The Medicago truncatula cultivar Jemalong A17 chromosome 4, MtrunA17r5.0-ANR, whole genome shotgun sequence genome includes a region encoding these proteins:
- the LOC25491411 gene encoding malonate--CoA ligase isoform X1: MRNSFRTFNKHFTFISFRKLPHSFGYVTSSSSTHPTFSFSQFRSSSHSSSPSSSFMEVLKAIAKQDFASHGNVAIRADQKSYSYMQIISSAQKISNLLCGSNVKAGNLGGARIGIVAKPSAEFVAAVLGTWLSGGVAVPLAVSYPEVELLYVMNNSDTSAILSTEDHSELMQNIANKTSSQFFHLPPVANKSLEKSRDEHSQNGKIDADGILLEKFERSSQDPALILYTSGTTGKPKGVVHTHGSIIAQVQSLTKAWEYTSADQFLHCLPLHHVHGLFNGLLAPLYAGSTVEFLPKFSVGGIWKRWRESYPTEGSKADDATTVFTGVPTMYARLIQGYRAMDPELQAVSASAARNLRLMMCGSSALPQPVMQEWEAITGHRLLERYGMTEFVMALSNPLKGERKAGTVGKPLPGVQVKILADEEHGNEINEAGELCVKSPSLFKEYWKLPEVTKESFTEEGFFKTGDAVTTDKDGYYIILGRTSADIIKAGGYKLSALEIESVIIEHPAVSECCVLGLPHKEYGEIVGAIIVPEADVKRKRDEESKPALSIEELSTWAKDKLAPYKIPTRLILWDSLPRNAMGKVSKKELKKILASEQ; encoded by the exons ATGAGAAACTCATTTAGGACTTTTAACAAACACTTTACTTTCATTTCTTTTCGTAAACTTCCTCACTCTTTTGGTTAcgtaacttcttcttcttctactcaCCCGACCTTCTCTTTCTCTCAATTTCGTTCATCGTCACACTCAT CATCTCCATCTTCTTCATTTATGGAGGTACTCAAAGCAATTGCAAAGCAAGACTTTGCATCCCATGGAAATGTTGCTATCAGAGCTGATCAGAAGAGTTATAGTTACATGCAAATTATCTCTTCGGCGCAGAAGATATCTAATCTCTTATGTGGAAGTAATGTCAAAGCA GGAAATCTTGGTGGAGCTCGAATAGGAATTGTAGCCAAACCCTCTGCTGAATTTGTTGCTGCAGTACTTGGGACTTGGCTTAGTGGGGGTGTTGCTGTTCCACTTGCAGTCAGCTATCCAGAAGTAGAGCTACTGTATGTGATGAATAACTCG GACACGTCTGCAATACTGAGTACTGAAGATCATAGTGAATTAATGCAAAACATTGCCAATAAAACCTCTTCTCAATTTTTTCATCTTCCACCAGTTGCTAATAAGTCGTTAGAGAAGAGCAGAGATGAACATTCACAGAATGGGAAAATTGATGCAGACGGAATTCTCCTGGAAAAATTCGAAAGATCAA GTCAAGACCCGGCACTCATTTTGTACACTAGTGGAACAACAGGTAAACCTAAGGGAGTTGTTCATACACACGGAAGCATCATTGCTCAG GTCCAATCCTTGACAAAAGCATGGGAGTACACATCTGCTGATCAGTTTTTGCATTGTCTACCACTACATC ATGTCCACGGGCTTTTCAATGGTTTACTGGCCCCTCTCTATGCAGGTTCCACG GTTGagtttttgccaaaatttaGTGTCGGCGGAATTTGGAAGAGATGGCGTGAGTCATATCCAACTGAAGGATCTAAGGCTGATGATGCTACAACTGTATTCACTGGA GTTCCAACTATGTACGCCCGATTAATACAAGGTTATCGTGCGATGGATCCTGAGCTACAAGCTGTGTCAGCATCTGCTGCAAGGAACTTGCGTTTAATG ATGTGTGGGTCCTCTGCACTTCCTCAACCTGTTATGCAAGAATGGGAAGCTATCACTGGCCATCGTTTATTGGAGCGATATGGCATGACGGAA TTTGTCATGGCATTGTCAAATCCATTGAAAGGTGAGCGTAAGGCAGGCACAGTCGGAAAACCATTGCCTGGTGTGCAG GTCAAGATTCTTGCAGATGAGGAGCATGGGAATGAAATTAATGAAGCCGGCGAGCTTTGCGTTAAAAGTCCATCATTGTTTAAAGAATATTGGAAACTTCCAGAG GTAACTAAGGAATCATTTACAGAAGAAGGTTTCTTTAAGACCGGAGATGCAGTTACAACAGATAAAGATGGATATTACATCATTCTAGGAC GTACTAGTGCGGACATCATCAAGGCCGGTGGCTATAAGCTGTCTGCATTGGAAATCGAATCAGTTATAATAGAG CATCCAGCTGTCTCAGAATGTTGTGTCTTGGGCTTACCACACAAAGAATATGGAGAAATTGTTGGTGCAATTATCGTGCCAGAAGCTGATGTTAAACGAAAGCGAGATGAAGAGTCAAAGCCGGCTCTAAGCATAGAAGAGTTATCCACTTGGGCCAAAGATAAACTTGCACCTTACAAG ATACCAACTCGTCTGATCCTTTGGGACTCACTCCCTCGCAATGCAATGGGAAAG GTAAGTAAAAAAGAGCTGAAGAAGATCCTAGCTTCAGAACAGTAA
- the LOC25491409 gene encoding protein CURVATURE THYLAKOID 1C, chloroplastic: MASIIASLPPPLLLHGRNSFPGNFQNFSVSSLPPGRRSNVPFVVKASGESSESSTSLTVFKSVQNVWDKPEDRLGLFGLGFAAVVALWASTNLIAAIDKLPVIPISLELIGILFSVWFTYRYLLFKPDREELFQILNKSTSDILGQ; the protein is encoded by the exons ATGGCTTCCATTATTGCAAGCTTGCCACCACCATTGTTGCTTCATGGTAGAAACTCATTTCCAGGGAACTTCCAAAATTTCTCTGTTTCTTCTCTTCCTCCAG GGAGACGGAGTAACGTTCCATTTGTTGTGAAGGCTTCTGGAGAAAGTTCTGAATCTTCAACTTCACTTACTGTTTTCAAGTCTGTTCAGAATGTT TGGGATAAACCTGAGGACCGGTTAGGACtatttggtttgggctttgcaGCTGTAGTAGCACTTTGGGCATCAACAAATTTGATAGCG GCCATTGACAAATTGCCAGTTATCCCAATTTCGTTGGAACTGATTGGAATACTTTTCTCAGTG TGGTTCACCTATCGCTATCTCTTATTCAAGCCTGACCG GGAAGAACTTTTCCAAATCCTGAACAAATCAACTTCAGATATCTTGGGCCAGTAA
- the LOC25491410 gene encoding probable plastidic glucose transporter 3 isoform X1, translated as MRGRQRVASRELLIVHDSKDDNLVRVQSAKPCWRRSLRHVIVASISSFLYGYHIGVVNETLESISIDLGFSGDTLAEGLVVSICLGGAFIGSSFSGWIADGVGRRRSFQLCALPMIIGAIMSATSKSLWGMLLGRFFVGTGLGLGPPVAALYVAEVSPPAVRGTYGGLTQIATCLGIMGSLFIGIPSKEIVGWWRICFWISVIPAAALALFMEICAESPHWLFKKGRTVEAEAEFEKLLGGLHVKPAMSELTKSDRGDESGTMKLSEILFGCHARVMFIGSALFALQQLSGINAVFYFSSATFESFGVSSKIGNTCVGICNLLGSVISMILMDKLGRKVLLLGSFLGMAVTMGLQAIAASSYASGFGAMYLSVGGMLLYVLSFALGAGPVPCLLMSEILPGKIRAKAMAICLAVHWVINFFVGLLFLRMLEQMGAQLLYSIFGSFSLLAVIFVKKYVLETKGKSLQEIEIALLAQEIV; from the exons ATGCGAGGAAGACAACGAGTCGCATCAAGGGAATTATTAATTGTGCATGATAGTAAAGATGATAATCTAG TGCGTGTACAGAGTGCCAAACCTTGTTGGCGGCGCTCTTTGCGACATGTAATAGTGGCCTCGATTTCCTCATTCTTATATGGCTACCATATTGG AGTAGTCAATGAAACCTTAGAGAGCATTTCTATAGATCTCGGCTTTAGTGGGGATACATTGGCTGAAG GTCTTGTAGTAAGTATATGTTTAGGAGGTGCTTTTATTGGATCTTCTTTCAGTGGGTGGATTGCAGATGGGGTTGGGCGTAGAAGAAGTTTCCAGCTGTGTGCTTTGCCTATGATCATTGGAGCAATAATGAG TGCAACATCAAAATCTCTCTGGGGCATGCTTTTGGGAAGGTTTTTTGTTGGTACTGGACTGGGACTTGGCCCGCCTGTTGCAGCTCTTTATGTGGCTGAG GTCTCACCTCCAGCTGTACGGGGTACTTATGGGGGCTTAACTCAGATTGCAACATGTCTTGGAATCATGGGTTCTCTCTTTATAGGAATCCCTTCAAAAGAAATAGTTGGTTG GTGGCGGATTTGTTTTTGGATATCTGTCATCCCTGCTGCTGCACTTGCTCTTTTCATGGAGATCTGTGCAGAGAGTCCTCATTGGCTTTTCAAG AAAGGAAGAACCGTTGAAGCTGAGGCTGAATTTGAGAAGCTCTTGGGAGGACTACATGTGAAACCTGCGATGAGTGAACTGACAAAGTCTGACAGAGGTGATGAGTCCGGCACAATGAAGCTCTCAGAAATATTGTTTGGCTGCCATGCCAGAG TGATGTTCATTGGATCTGCGCTTTTTGCTTTGCAGCAACTGTCCGGCATAAATGCTGTGTTCTATTTCTCTTCAGCTACCTTTGAAAGCTTTGGTGTATCATCAAAGATTGGAAACACATGTGTAGGAATATGCAATTTATTGG GTTCAGTTATTTCAATGATTCTGATGGATAAACTTGGAAGGAAAGTGCTTCTCCTTGGTAGCTTTTTAGGCATg GCAGTAACAATGGGTCTACAAGCCATTGCTGCAAGTTCTTATGCATCTGGGTTTGGAGCAATGTATCTATCCGTAGGTGGCATGTTGCT GTATGTGCTATCATTTGCTCTTGGTGCTGGTCCAGTTCCTTGTCTCCTCATGTCCGAAATATTACCTGGCAAGATCAGAGCCAAGGCAATGGCAATATGCTTGGCTGTGCATTgg gtGATAAACTTCTTTGTGGGGCTATTATTTTTGCGCATGCTGGAACAAATGGGAGCACAACTCTTGTATAGTATTTTTGGTTCATTTTCTTTGTTAGCTGTGATTTTTGTGAAGAAATATGTTCTGGAAACAAAAGGGAAGTCACTGCAGGAAATTGAGATTGCACTTCTTGCACAAGAAATAGTCTAA
- the LOC25491411 gene encoding malonate--CoA ligase isoform X2: MRNSFRTFNKHFTFISFRKLPHSFGYVTSSSSTHPTFSFSQFRSSSHSSSPSSSFMEVLKAIAKQDFASHGNVAIRADQKSYSYMQIISSAQKISNLLCGSNVKAGNLGGARIGIVAKPSAEFVAAVLGTWLSGGVAVPLAVSYPEVELLYVMNNSDTSAILSTEDHSELMQNIANKTSSQFFHLPPVANKSLEKSRDEHSQNGKIDADGILLEKFERSSQDPALILYTSGTTGKPKGVVHTHGSIIAQVQSLTKAWEYTSADQFLHCLPLHHVHGLFNGLLAPLYAGSTVEFLPKFSVGGIWKRWRESYPTEGSKADDATTVFTGVPTMYARLIQGYRAMDPELQAVSASAARNLRLMMCGSSALPQPVMQEWEAITGHRLLERYGMTEFVMALSNPLKGERKAGTVGKPLPGVQVKILADEEHGNEINEAGELCVKSPSLFKEYWKLPEGSITFSLSISLLPNQTSVFMRISLCCEELSSLMSGN; encoded by the exons ATGAGAAACTCATTTAGGACTTTTAACAAACACTTTACTTTCATTTCTTTTCGTAAACTTCCTCACTCTTTTGGTTAcgtaacttcttcttcttctactcaCCCGACCTTCTCTTTCTCTCAATTTCGTTCATCGTCACACTCAT CATCTCCATCTTCTTCATTTATGGAGGTACTCAAAGCAATTGCAAAGCAAGACTTTGCATCCCATGGAAATGTTGCTATCAGAGCTGATCAGAAGAGTTATAGTTACATGCAAATTATCTCTTCGGCGCAGAAGATATCTAATCTCTTATGTGGAAGTAATGTCAAAGCA GGAAATCTTGGTGGAGCTCGAATAGGAATTGTAGCCAAACCCTCTGCTGAATTTGTTGCTGCAGTACTTGGGACTTGGCTTAGTGGGGGTGTTGCTGTTCCACTTGCAGTCAGCTATCCAGAAGTAGAGCTACTGTATGTGATGAATAACTCG GACACGTCTGCAATACTGAGTACTGAAGATCATAGTGAATTAATGCAAAACATTGCCAATAAAACCTCTTCTCAATTTTTTCATCTTCCACCAGTTGCTAATAAGTCGTTAGAGAAGAGCAGAGATGAACATTCACAGAATGGGAAAATTGATGCAGACGGAATTCTCCTGGAAAAATTCGAAAGATCAA GTCAAGACCCGGCACTCATTTTGTACACTAGTGGAACAACAGGTAAACCTAAGGGAGTTGTTCATACACACGGAAGCATCATTGCTCAG GTCCAATCCTTGACAAAAGCATGGGAGTACACATCTGCTGATCAGTTTTTGCATTGTCTACCACTACATC ATGTCCACGGGCTTTTCAATGGTTTACTGGCCCCTCTCTATGCAGGTTCCACG GTTGagtttttgccaaaatttaGTGTCGGCGGAATTTGGAAGAGATGGCGTGAGTCATATCCAACTGAAGGATCTAAGGCTGATGATGCTACAACTGTATTCACTGGA GTTCCAACTATGTACGCCCGATTAATACAAGGTTATCGTGCGATGGATCCTGAGCTACAAGCTGTGTCAGCATCTGCTGCAAGGAACTTGCGTTTAATG ATGTGTGGGTCCTCTGCACTTCCTCAACCTGTTATGCAAGAATGGGAAGCTATCACTGGCCATCGTTTATTGGAGCGATATGGCATGACGGAA TTTGTCATGGCATTGTCAAATCCATTGAAAGGTGAGCGTAAGGCAGGCACAGTCGGAAAACCATTGCCTGGTGTGCAG GTCAAGATTCTTGCAGATGAGGAGCATGGGAATGAAATTAATGAAGCCGGCGAGCTTTGCGTTAAAAGTCCATCATTGTTTAAAGAATATTGGAAACTTCCAGAG GGGTCCAtaacattttctctttcaatctcACTACTACCAAATCAAACCTCTGTTTTCATGAGGATTTCTCTCTGTTGTGAGGAGCTGAGCTCTCTTATGTCGG GTAACTAA
- the LOC25491410 gene encoding probable plastidic glucose transporter 3 isoform X2, producing MIIGAIMSATSKSLWGMLLGRFFVGTGLGLGPPVAALYVAEVSPPAVRGTYGGLTQIATCLGIMGSLFIGIPSKEIVGWWRICFWISVIPAAALALFMEICAESPHWLFKKGRTVEAEAEFEKLLGGLHVKPAMSELTKSDRGDESGTMKLSEILFGCHARVMFIGSALFALQQLSGINAVFYFSSATFESFGVSSKIGNTCVGICNLLGSVISMILMDKLGRKVLLLGSFLGMAVTMGLQAIAASSYASGFGAMYLSVGGMLLYVLSFALGAGPVPCLLMSEILPGKIRAKAMAICLAVHWVINFFVGLLFLRMLEQMGAQLLYSIFGSFSLLAVIFVKKYVLETKGKSLQEIEIALLAQEIV from the exons ATGATCATTGGAGCAATAATGAG TGCAACATCAAAATCTCTCTGGGGCATGCTTTTGGGAAGGTTTTTTGTTGGTACTGGACTGGGACTTGGCCCGCCTGTTGCAGCTCTTTATGTGGCTGAG GTCTCACCTCCAGCTGTACGGGGTACTTATGGGGGCTTAACTCAGATTGCAACATGTCTTGGAATCATGGGTTCTCTCTTTATAGGAATCCCTTCAAAAGAAATAGTTGGTTG GTGGCGGATTTGTTTTTGGATATCTGTCATCCCTGCTGCTGCACTTGCTCTTTTCATGGAGATCTGTGCAGAGAGTCCTCATTGGCTTTTCAAG AAAGGAAGAACCGTTGAAGCTGAGGCTGAATTTGAGAAGCTCTTGGGAGGACTACATGTGAAACCTGCGATGAGTGAACTGACAAAGTCTGACAGAGGTGATGAGTCCGGCACAATGAAGCTCTCAGAAATATTGTTTGGCTGCCATGCCAGAG TGATGTTCATTGGATCTGCGCTTTTTGCTTTGCAGCAACTGTCCGGCATAAATGCTGTGTTCTATTTCTCTTCAGCTACCTTTGAAAGCTTTGGTGTATCATCAAAGATTGGAAACACATGTGTAGGAATATGCAATTTATTGG GTTCAGTTATTTCAATGATTCTGATGGATAAACTTGGAAGGAAAGTGCTTCTCCTTGGTAGCTTTTTAGGCATg GCAGTAACAATGGGTCTACAAGCCATTGCTGCAAGTTCTTATGCATCTGGGTTTGGAGCAATGTATCTATCCGTAGGTGGCATGTTGCT GTATGTGCTATCATTTGCTCTTGGTGCTGGTCCAGTTCCTTGTCTCCTCATGTCCGAAATATTACCTGGCAAGATCAGAGCCAAGGCAATGGCAATATGCTTGGCTGTGCATTgg gtGATAAACTTCTTTGTGGGGCTATTATTTTTGCGCATGCTGGAACAAATGGGAGCACAACTCTTGTATAGTATTTTTGGTTCATTTTCTTTGTTAGCTGTGATTTTTGTGAAGAAATATGTTCTGGAAACAAAAGGGAAGTCACTGCAGGAAATTGAGATTGCACTTCTTGCACAAGAAATAGTCTAA